Genomic window (Lynx canadensis isolate LIC74 chromosome A1, mLynCan4.pri.v2, whole genome shotgun sequence):
GGAATTTCATAGTTTgagctctcacatttaggtcgtgattaattttgatttaatttttgtgtgtagtgcGAGATGGGGTacgacttaatttttttttttttcatgtgaatatccagttgtctccgaaccatttgttaaataaatcatgATTCTCCTGTTGAATTGTCTTGGAATCTTTGATGAAAACCACTTGAACATAAATGTAAGGCTTTATTACTGGACTTCATCTCTATTCCATTGATTCATAAGCCAACCCTCTTGCCACCACCACGGCGGCTTCATGACTGTAGCTTTGTTGAGAGCTTTCAACAGTTTGTGTGTCCTCCAACTtcgttcttctttttcagaattgtctGTCTATTCAAGGTCCCTtgcatttccacatgaattttatgatcagtttatcaatttctggaaaaaaaatcctcctggGATGTTGACAAGGAtcgcattgaatctgtaggtcgATTTGGGAAGTATTGCTGTCTTAACTATATTAAGTCTGCTTGATTCATGAACATAGGATGACTTTCCATTATTTAGGTCTTTTACAATTTATCGCAGcaactttctgtagttttcagaatataaattttgcatgtcatttgttaaatttattcccaagtattctattttttatgcTGTGGTAAATAGAACTGTTTTCTTTATTGGGGTTGTCCCTTGCTGGTATAgaaaaatacagttgatttttgtgtattgattttgtatcctgacaCTTTGCCgaacttgtttattagttctaatcaTTTTTTAGTGGATTCTGCTGGATTTTGTACATacaggatcatgtcatctgcaaatagacattgttttactttttcctttccagtctggatgccttttctttttcttgcctaagtgCTCTGGCTAGGACCTCTAGTTGAATGGAATACAAATGGTGAGGTCGGAGATCTTTGTCTCATTCTTGGTCTTAAGGGAAAAGCTTCCAGTATGTTTCCAATAaatatgatgctagctgtggggttttcacaGATTCCCTTTTTGAGCTGGAGGAATTTCCCTTCTACTGTTTTCTAGTTTGGTTGCCAAAGTACTATTTAACTACCTTTTATAaagtaaagaagtaaaatcagtgtccattttcaaaaatttcccttcttcccttacCCTCTCCCATTTTTCATTTACTCAGAAAATGCTTGATGGGCCTATCTTCAATAAAAGAGTAGTTTTGAGAAATTACTCAAGAAACCAGTTGTCTAATAtcatctttccctcccctcttcagGCACcagaatttctctctcctttcccttcttcctcggGATGAGTTAGTAATAATGTACCTACTGTAGAGCTAGAAGAGGTATCATTGACTGAAGGAGATTGGCTTAAAAAAACCTTTGTCTAACTGATATAGGAAAGACAGTTTCCAGTTAAGGAATTTCGGGCATCAGTCACGATCACTTAGGCTGCCACCTGCTCCGGTCGAAGAAAATAAACGGATACTTGATACGAAGTCATATTTAGCAAAATGGTAATACAGAAGCTCTTTCAGAGTTGCAGACAGTAATTCAGCCACTTCAATCTGACATTCCATTTCCGATCTGTTTATGTCAACTAGTTTTTGAAACCAACCTCTTGAACTCTGAGTTGGGGTGATGTTCGGTCTGGTAACTAAATAAACAGCAGCATGAACGAGGTGGGCAAGGCATGTGTGGTGCCTCAGAGAGGTGCTTTATTTGTTGATGTCCAGCCTTCTTTCAAAAGGATTAATGCCACCTAAATTCAGTGATGAGGAAATTGGGAGGTTGGGAAATGAGAGCGTTAAAGACAGACTGTAGGTCTGTTTGGGGTGCGAACCCTGCCTGGGCTCCTGGAAGAGGTCGCCTCTCCCAGAATTAGCTTCTGCTACTCTGCTAGCCAGGGGATGTGGAAGGCGATAGCATCCCCTCAACTGGCCCAGATGAGGGAGGATGTTTGAACCTCTGGGTAACAGGGACATTGGCTGCTCTCCGAAGTCCCACACATTGCCCCAGAGCCCTCAGGAGCAAAGATGGGAAGTAGAAGGCCTACACAGCCCATCCTCCAACCCTGtgctcctccctcaccccagGCATCTATCGGTATCTTGGGCTACAGATACAGATAAAACACTTCCAAGCCACTGCCTGCTAGAGCAAAGAGTGTGAGGGGATTCTAGGGGGAAAAGCTGTGGAATCACGCTTTCCAAATGTGTGTTTGGGAGGTTAAGTGGACGAGATGTGGAGTAAGAGTGCtcagttcagatcctggctctatCACGTAAGCCTGCTGCCTGCATAGACTAAGTGCTCAGAAAACAGTGCCTGTTCTTAGAATTGAGGTGGCCTCTTTAAAGAAGTGGAGTGGAATGTCTCACCACTTTTACATCCTaacttgaaaggaaaataaaccttaaaaatgttaaggagagaggggtgtctgggtggctaagttggttgagcgtccaactcttgattttggctcaggtcatgatcacagttcgtggttcgagctcccagtcaggctctgcactgacagtgcgaggcctgcttgacattctctctcttactctctctctctctctctgcccctaccccactcgttctctctctctctctcaaaaataaataaaattaaaaattaaaaaaaaaagaaagaacgagaATCAATGGAACACCCTGCCTCTTCGAGCTTCCTCAAGCCTTTCCATGAGCAATGGTTTTGTTTCAGTCTTTCAAGCAGCACGGTccttttaccagcaaaaatggccgaagaacaaatatttttcacGAGAGTATGAGGAGACTATGCCATCTACCACTAAAAGGAAAGGACATCTATTTAGTCACTTCCTGAAACTCGATTCTTGTGACATTAGCTCACATTTCGAATTGACTTTTTCATGTCAGTGGGAGACTTCTTTGCACTCCGTTCTTTTACAGAGTTTGTTCTATTCCACATCCCCTTTGCTTCTCTCGTTAATgagaatatgaaacaaaaaagagcatCTTTCAGCTTTGTAGACAATACCACCACAGCTATCTTAAACTCTGGTTTCTCAAataagctgccttttttttttttttaataacaggaaggaaaaaaaatccgtCTTTTGTATCAGAAAATAAGGTTGTGTTTTAGGGAGTTTATTAGGGGTTCTGGAGGAGACAAACTCCGGTTCTCATAGTATTATATTTCCCGTCCCACACATGTATGTGATAGCCTATGACTGAGCATTAACTTgccatttcccccttttttgctttttcctctctcctttccctccccccttcctctccatctcATTTGAATGGAGGCTGACAGCACTGTCCCAGAAGAATTAGCAGCGGCTATTTCTTTTACCAGAAATTATGACTCTGCCTACCTCAAAGTCAATCTGCTGGAAGACGCGGGCACTGTTCATAACTGAATGACAGTCACAACGCGACTCTTGTGCTACCCTTCCAGAGACATGTTACATGGTTCGGTCTTGAGGTAaagatgtaattaaaaaaagagaaaaaagaaaaatcacctttgctaaaaaaaaaaaaaaaattccttttttactgTAAGAGaatatgttttcaatattttggtAAATATGTAGGAATATTTTTAGTAATTGAGGAAAACTAACAAACCCAACATATCTTTAAGTTTAAGTGGGAAATTTGCTTTGGATCTGAAATTTAAGAACAGGTGTAATTTTGCAGTTTGGGTTTGAAGAAAGACTAAAACCAGAGGATCAAAACATCCGAAAAATCTATTCTCTGGTGTTTTAGGACACAGATGAGTAAAAATTCCTGCTAGAAAATTCACTCCAGTTTTTACAGAATTGATTTTTCCATCTGGCATTAGAGACTGGTGATTATTCAAACAATGCTTCCACTGCATAGCACTTGAAATCtatgtttattgaatatttctGATGGTTATTAATGTTGAAAAATGGTAGTACCATTTAACCAAGCTGGTAAACAGGAAGGTTAATTAAATATGACATAATTTTCaattaggaaaaacagaaaacacatttgcagTTTTTgctataatcattttttattttatgatccaGAAAGTATCTTAGGtgttctcagggtcatgaattatCATTATGAATAGCAAGCCTATTCCTATTTGGAAAtgctccttaattttttttaatgtttatttatttttgagagagagagagaaagagagagagagagagagagagtgagcgggggaagggcagagagagagagagggagacacagaatccaaagcaggctctgggttctgagctgtcagcacagatcccaacgcggggctggaactcacaaaccgtgagatcatgacctgagccgaagttggaagcttaaccaactgagccacccgggcgcccctggaaatGCTCTTTAAATAGGAACGGTATGAGGCACCACAGCAACTTGGTTCAGTGTCTTGGCTCCAACTTTTATTATATGTGTGATGTCAGATACATTTGCTGTGCCAGTTACCTGTGGCCACCCTGGTGTTCTGTGACAAATGACCCTAAGACCCAGTGACATCCAATTACATACATCCATGGGTTTGCTTAGTGTTGGTTGATCTGGTCTGGCTCAGCTGGGCCTGTCGTCAATCTGTGAATTAGTTTCAGGCCCACTTCACATATGTCTCATCCTCCCTGGGCCTACCCAAGACATATTTTTCTCATAGTGATGGCAGAATCCCAGAAGTGCAAGCCCAACCATGCAATcccattttaaatttctccttgtgTCTTATCTGTGAACATCCCTTTTCCCAGAATAATCCCCATGGTGCTAGCCCAACAAATATAGGATGGGGAAAATATAATTTGCTCACAgaggttgtgtgtgtatgtgtgaatattCACTAAGTCGCGAGTAGGCATCTAATCTAACATATTATTTCAGCTTCCTAAATCTCtattttcctcatcagtaaaattgGGACAATAAATTGAGTAATGGCCTTGGTATTCAGACATGAGGCATTGTAATGTAGAGTACAGAGAGCAGAGGGGATGCCCACTAGGATTTCCTGAGATGCAGCTGTTGTCATCCTTAAAAGGAATATTGTAGACTCATGGAATAACACAACAGGAAGAGATGCTCAAGCACCATTTAATAATTCCAAATGTGCAGAAGAGTGGCAAAAATGGTACAAAGAACTTGCCCTTCACCCAGATTCActagttgttaacattttgccacatttgcttttcCCGAACCATTTGAGAGTTAGTTGTAGACAACATAGTCTTTTATCCGTAAATGCTCCCCGTGCTATTTCCTCAGAACAAGAACAGTCTGTTACATAGCCACAGTACAAAtatcaaattcagaaaatttaacaATGATTCACTATCATTATCTACTATATAGTCCATATTCAAATCTCACCAATTGTTTCAGTAATTTTATGGCaatccctttctccccatcccctcttCTCCAATTCAGAACCTACTCCAAAATCACACAAGGCATTTAGTCTTCATAGTTTTCGTACTCACCTTTAATCTGAAAGAGTTATTCAACCTCTCTATCTCTTATGTCATTGCTTTTCAAAGACTGTAGGTCAATTAGTTGGTGGACTgtcccttgtttgtttgttttttctttctttctttctgatgttttctcatgattacatTAGGTTATGCATTTGGGGCAAGATACTTCATCAGTGCTATCGTGTTCCTCCCAGTGCATCACATCGGGAGACCCATGATGTCTGCTTGTTCCAAAATTGGTGATGTTAACATTGATCCTTTGATTAAGGTGGTGTCTGTCACTAGATTTCACTAGAAATCACTCTTTTCCCTTTGTAGTTTATAAATGTGTTGTAAAATGCTTTGGGACAATGTAGATACCCTATTGTTCCTCATGTATTCACCATACTTTTTGCAGCCATTGATAATTCTTCCCTGAATCAGTCATTACTATAAAGGTTCAGAAAGGTTGATTTTCCAACTCCATTgtcttttctacatttattagttggcATTCTTCTCTGAAGAATCACTTTCCTTTCATCCCTATTTATTTTAGCAGTATGGACTTGTGGATTTTTATTCAATTCCATGATTTATAGGACacaatacataatttttattatacttgATGTTCAAACCGTCCATATTTGGCCAGTTAGGAGCCCCTTCAAACTGGCTGCCATGTCTTTTTGATTACATCCTTACCTTTTGGCATAACAGTCGTTCCGGGGCTcatgttgtacttttttttttgctccagtcctggaattagccatttctccaaggaaccctAGTTTAATATGTTCTTTTGCCTTCAGGCTGAGTCATATTAATTTAGATGAAAACTCAGACCATAAGCTCAATAATGCAGGTTTAATAACACGATCATGAGCACTCTGAGGAGCTGTATACTCAAACACATTTTACTGACTTTTACATAATAACTCCTAGCTGATGATACTATAAAATATCAGAATTTGGCAAATTGACTAATGCACAAAAATGGCATTACTCATTAATGGGCCACATcaagtacgtgtgtgtgtgtgtgtgtgtgtgtgtgtgtgtgtgtttaactgaAGGTCGATTACTGGTCCTGCTTCCATAAGTAGTTGTGAccagggacagagaagaggggaaCCAGACGTCGCAAGGAGAGGTCATTTCCACAACATTCCATTTATACACAGAACTAAATAGACAAGTGCAGAGTCACTACTGCCGTTAGAAGTTGGCAGAGTGGGAAAAGGAAGGAGCAGGTTGGGAATTGGGGTGTCATCAAAAAAATACAGGATCCCCCCAAACTGGGGTGGCTGGGGAGAACTTGGTCCTGTTTCAACACAAGTGGAATCACATCTAAAGCAGTTTGGGGAGGTCAGAACCATCAGGGATAGAAGGGGGGGAGGAAGGTCCAGGGGGTGAGGGGGCTGTTTGTGGGTAAAGAGATTACCCTCCCCCTGCTGGGATCCGACACCCCCTCCAGTCTGGCAGGAAGGGTGCAGCCTGCAACCTCCGTTGGTGGGTCTGGGGCTGCCAGATACTCCAGGCAGGGGGCTGCAGGGGGCTCCAGGGGGCTCGCATAAGGCTTGCCCTCCAAGGAGATGACAACACTGGCTCCCAGCTTCTCTGACAGGGTGCAGCTGTTCTTGACCTCCTCATACAACAAGTTTGCTTGTAATTCATGCTTGATGTCCATCAGCTTCTTCTTGATGGCGTCCTTGGAGCTGACTGAGATCATTTTGCTCTTAAGTAGTGCAGGCTCCAGTGCACAGAAGATAAACACTGGGTCCTCCTTCTTGCTGTTCTTGGTCTCACGGGTTGTGTCATAGAGGGCATAGTGGCAGTAGTTGTGTGGCAGCATCTTGACAAAGGTGGCATCACGGTCATCCGTCGTCTGGCCCACATCGTCTGGCAAGGCTCTCCTTGCCCTCCTCCGGGGATGATGTTCTTCTTGTCCTTGCTAAGGCAGAAGCCTACCGCCTTCTTGTGCTTCCTCACCTCCTCTGGTGTGG
Coding sequences:
- the LOC115524619 gene encoding LOW QUALITY PROTEIN: cofilin-1-like (The sequence of the model RefSeq protein was modified relative to this genomic sequence to represent the inferred CDS: deleted 2 bases in 1 codon), producing the protein MASGVAVSDGVIKVSSDVEVCKSSTPEEVRKHKKAVGFCLSKDKKNIIPGGGRRALPDDVGQTTDDRDATFVKMLPHNYCHYALYDTTRETKNSKKEDPVFIFCALEPALLKSKMISVSSKDAIKKKLMDIKHELQANLLYEEVKNSCTLSEKLGASVVISLEGKPYASPLEPPAAPCLEYLAAPDPPTEVAGCTLPARLEGVSDPSRGRQPSFQEAAVLILRPGAATTHRHRCQPWPGRGRRLVTSSGSHSSSSSPGPSNKLL